One Solanum lycopersicum chromosome 2, SLM_r2.1 genomic region harbors:
- the LOC101249976 gene encoding alpha-L RNA-binding motif/ribosomal protein S4 family protein, with translation MRKLKAHEKKLLKKVNFLEWKREGGHREGDVMRRYHVTGRDDYKKYSGLCRTVQKLVNILKQMDPRDPYRIEMTDSLLEKLYNMGVITTRKSLSVCENLSVSSFCRRRLSTILVRLKFAEHMKEAVTYIEQGHIRVGPDTVVDPAFLVTRNMEDFITWVDTSKIRRKVLEYNDQLDDYDAMN, from the exons ATGAGGAAGCTTAAAGCTCATGAAAAGAAGCTTCTGAAGAAGGTGAActtccttgaatggaagagagaaGGAGGTCACAgagaaggtgatgtcatgcgtcGTTACCACGTCACTGGCAGAGACGACTACAAAAA GTACTCAGGTTTGTGCAGAACAGTGCAGAAGCTTGTGAATATACTGAAGCAGATGGACCCAAGAGATCCATATAGAATAGAAATGACCGATTCTCTTCTAGAGAAGCT GTACAACATGGGCGTAATAACTACAAGGAAAAGCTTATCCGTGTGTGAGAACTTATCTGTGTCATCCTTCTGCAG GCGTAGGTTGTCCACTATCTTGGTGAGGCTGAAGTTTGCTGAACACATGAAGGAAGCAGTGACATACATAGAACAAGGTCATATTCGAGTTGGACCCGATACAGTTGTTGACCCAGCATTTCTCGTGACGAGAAATATGGAGGATTTCATCACTTGGGTAGATACATCTAAGATTAGGAGAAAGGTCTTGGAGTACAACGATCAGCTAGACGATTATGATGCAATGAATTGA
- the LOC101249695 gene encoding protein kinase superfamily protein, whose product MVHKADLVIIGICVGVAFGILIASLVFFGIRWYKRRVHLQHHPNERSLATLPIRTNGLGTSVDFSASLSNSVAIKTSGFPATKPLHSWWSHPSKDQFASASGLPRYFYKDIQKATQNFTTILGQGSFGPVYKATMPAGGVVAVKVLATDSKQGEKEFFTEVTLLGRLHHRNLVNLVGYCVDKGHRMLIYEFMSNGSLANLLYSEEYSLSWEDRVQIALDISHGIEYLHDGAVPPVIHRDLKTANILLDQSMRAKVADFGLSKEEVYDGRNSGLKGTYGYIDPMYISTSKFTTKSDIYSFGIILFELITAIHPHQNLMEYVNLAAMSSDGVDEILDKKLVGTCSVEQVRSLAAIAHKCIHRTPRKRPSMGEISHAILKIKQRRLVKEDTMSFTRYDSSRMARRIEHQQVELRNMASINEREVE is encoded by the exons ATGGTTCATAAAGCTGATTTAGTTATTATTGGCATCTGTGTCGGTGTGGCTTTTGGAATTCTCATTGCATCACTTGTTTTCTTTGGAATTCGGTGGTACAAAAGGCGTGTTCATCTTCAGCACCATCCAAATGAGAGATCTCTAGCAACTCTTCCAATACGGACAAATGGACTTGGAACAAGCGTTGATTTTAGTGCATCTCTGTCAAATTCTGTAGCTATTAAGACATCAGGATTTCCTGCCACAAAACCACTGCACAGTTGGTGGAGTCACCCTTCTAAAGATCAATTTGCTTCAGCATCTGGATTACCaagatatttttataa GGACATTCAAAAAGCTACCCAAAACTTTACAACCATTCTGGGACAGGGCTCTTTTGGTCCAGTGTACAAAGCTACAATGCCTGCTGGTGGAGTAGTTGCGGTGAAAGTTCTTGCTACTGACTCAAAACAAGGAGAGAAGGAGTTCTTTACTGAG GTAACACTTCTAGGTAGGCTTCATCATCGGAATTTAGTAAATTTGGTGGGTTATTGTGTTGATAAAGGACATCGCATGTTAATATATGAGTTCATGAGTAATGGAAGTTTGGCAAACCTTTTATACA GTGAGGAATACAGCCTGAGTTGGGAAGATCGGGTGCAAATAGCCCTTGATATTTCACATGGCATTGAGTATCTTCACGATGGG GCAGTTCCCCCAGTGATACACCGTGATTTGAAGACTGCCAATATATTGCTAGATCAATCTATGAGAGCTAAG GTTGCTGATTTTGGGCTGTCAAAAGAGGAGGTATATGATGGCCGCAATTCAGGCCTTAAAGGTACATATGGCTACATAGATCCTATGTATATATCCACAAGCAAGTTCACAACGAAGAGTGACATATATAGCTTTGGCATTATCCTTTTTGAACTAATCACCGCTATTCATCCACATCAGAACTTAATGGAATATGTAAATCTT GCGGCAATGAGTTCTGATGGAGTTGATGAGATCCTAGACAAGAAGCTTGTTGGAACATGCAGTGTAGAACAAGTGAGGAGTCTTGCTGCAATTGCTCATAAATGCATACACAGAACACCTAGGAAGCGTCCTTCCATGGGCGAAATATCACATgcaatattgaaaataaaacagAGGCGCCTTGTCAAAGAGGATACCATGTCATTTACAAGATATGACAGTTCAAGAATGGCTAGAAGGATAGAACATCAACAGGTTGAATTGAGAAACATGGCCAGCATTAATGAAAGAGAAGTTGAATGA